The following are encoded together in the Xanthobacter autotrophicus Py2 genome:
- a CDS encoding monooxygenase FAD-binding (PFAM: monooxygenase FAD-binding; FAD dependent oxidoreductase~KEGG: rpe:RPE_2307 salicylate 1-monooxygenase) — MADPIPFAPVPFRPQPVRAARSAVVVGAGIGGLAAAIALARAGLTVQVVEQAKKLKEVGAGLQLTPNATRILRDFGLLKRLEQVAVAPRSLDVRDGRSGATITRAHYGPAVTRYGAPFLVVHRADLQNLLADAAREAGAILTLGSDLTAVEPSFGGVRAVVKQGDTLLAHGADILVGADGVRSAVRAHLGVKDPPVFAQRLAYRATVPVPARHPPDVRLYLGRDAHLVVYPVKGGEVLNLVAIVKQTEPVARWSAPGDSAAVHAAFASWTGEVRALLESASHFLCWGLYDIDPLPRWGSGRVTLLGDAAHAMLPFLAQGAAQAIEDAASLAGALTREGDAAAALRAYESERRGRTARIQGEARRNGMIYHLSGAPRIARDLVLRRQGPALLDRYGWIYGA; from the coding sequence ATGGCCGACCCCATTCCCTTCGCGCCTGTCCCCTTTCGGCCACAGCCCGTCCGCGCGGCGCGCAGTGCCGTCGTGGTGGGGGCGGGAATCGGCGGGCTTGCCGCCGCCATCGCCCTGGCCCGCGCCGGCCTCACGGTGCAGGTGGTGGAGCAGGCGAAGAAGCTGAAGGAGGTCGGCGCCGGCCTCCAGCTCACCCCCAACGCCACCCGCATCCTGCGCGATTTCGGCCTGCTGAAGCGCCTCGAGCAGGTGGCGGTGGCCCCGCGCTCCCTGGATGTGCGCGACGGGCGCAGCGGCGCCACCATCACCCGCGCCCATTACGGACCGGCGGTGACGCGCTACGGCGCGCCCTTCCTCGTGGTGCACCGGGCGGACCTGCAGAACCTGCTGGCCGATGCGGCCCGGGAGGCAGGCGCCATCCTGACCCTCGGCTCCGACCTGACGGCGGTGGAACCCTCCTTCGGCGGCGTTCGCGCGGTGGTGAAGCAGGGCGACACCCTGCTGGCCCATGGCGCCGACATCCTCGTCGGCGCCGACGGCGTGCGCTCTGCGGTGCGCGCCCATCTCGGCGTCAAGGACCCGCCGGTCTTCGCCCAGCGCCTTGCCTATCGCGCCACCGTGCCGGTGCCGGCGCGCCATCCGCCCGACGTGCGGCTCTATCTCGGCCGCGACGCCCATCTGGTGGTCTATCCGGTGAAGGGCGGCGAGGTGCTCAACCTCGTCGCCATCGTGAAGCAGACCGAGCCCGTGGCCCGCTGGAGCGCGCCCGGCGACAGCGCCGCCGTGCATGCCGCCTTCGCCTCCTGGACCGGCGAGGTGCGCGCGCTCCTGGAAAGCGCCTCCCATTTCCTGTGCTGGGGGCTCTACGACATCGATCCCCTGCCCCGCTGGGGTTCCGGCCGCGTCACGCTCTTGGGCGATGCCGCCCATGCCATGCTGCCCTTCCTCGCCCAGGGCGCGGCGCAGGCCATCGAGGATGCGGCGAGCCTTGCCGGCGCGCTGACCCGCGAGGGCGATGCCGCCGCCGCCCTGCGCGCCTATGAGAGCGAGCGGCGCGGCCGCACCGCCCGCATCCAGGGCGAGGCGCGGCGCAACGGCATGATCTACCACCTCTCCGGCGCGCCCCGGATCGCCCGCGACCTGGTGCTGCGCCGCCAGGGCCCGGCCCTGCTGGACCGCTACGGCTGGATCTACGGCGCCTGA
- a CDS encoding conserved hypothetical protein (KEGG: bbt:BBta_5236 hypothetical protein) codes for MADTGIPHFCNDLGVTLIEVGSKEFMCVGAKPPFDHPHIFIDLGGDTEAVCPYCSTLYRYNPALAAGAAKPEECEWHDTPAATAA; via the coding sequence ATGGCGGACACCGGCATTCCCCACTTCTGCAACGACCTCGGCGTCACCCTGATCGAGGTGGGCAGCAAGGAATTCATGTGCGTGGGCGCCAAGCCGCCGTTCGACCACCCGCACATCTTCATCGACCTCGGCGGCGACACCGAGGCGGTCTGCCCCTATTGCTCCACGCTCTACCGCTACAACCCGGCCCTTGCCGCCGGCGCGGCCAAGCCGGAAGAGTGCGAGTGGCACGACACCCCGGCGGCCACCGCCGCCTGA
- a CDS encoding ABC transporter related (PFAM: ABC transporter transmembrane region; ABC transporter related~SMART: AAA ATPase~KEGG: mlo:mll0815 ATP-binding protein of ABC transporter), whose protein sequence is MSIFQTHKRGVSFRAVFAFLLGHWRRRKGVIAATAAAVLVATLAEVFVPLFAGRLIGALALADREAAWRAATAAFLAIVVLGAVMVTARHFTYVVLVRLTLRMMSDLAADAFARVQRFSADWHASTFAGSTVRKISRGMWSLDVLHDTLLVALFPSVVALAGSAILLGLHWPVMGLVVAVGAVAFVTLTLVLSLNFVAPAARLSNAWDTRVGGVLADAVGCNAVVKGFGAEAREEARLARVLAKWNGRTRRTWMAGTWAGTAQLMALVALQASIIGTALMLWRQGAASAGDIAYVLTTYLVVHSYLRDIGMHVHNLQRSLNELEELVEIHQQSVAIADARDAVPIKVVDGRIAFEHVTFHYRGHGTPLFEDLNVTIDGGERVGLVGHSGSGKTTFVKLIQRMHDVTSGRVSVDGQDVRAVTQGSLRRAIAVVQQEPVLFHRSLMENIAYGRPDASFTEIRRAAELANASGFIERMPRGYGTLVGERGVKLSGGERQRIAIARAFLADARILILDEATSSLDSESEAAIQEAMERLMVGRTTLVIAHRLSTVRSLDRLLVFDRGRIVEEGDHDALVQREGGLYRRLFERQAMELARGLAA, encoded by the coding sequence ATGTCGATCTTCCAGACCCACAAGCGCGGGGTGTCCTTCCGCGCCGTTTTCGCCTTCCTCCTCGGCCACTGGCGGCGCCGCAAGGGCGTGATCGCCGCCACCGCCGCCGCCGTGCTCGTCGCGACGCTTGCGGAAGTGTTCGTGCCGCTGTTCGCCGGCCGGCTCATCGGCGCGCTCGCGCTCGCGGACCGGGAGGCGGCATGGCGGGCGGCGACGGCAGCCTTCCTCGCCATCGTGGTCCTCGGCGCAGTGATGGTCACCGCCCGGCATTTCACCTATGTCGTCCTCGTGCGGCTCACCCTGCGCATGATGTCGGACCTCGCGGCGGATGCTTTCGCCCGCGTCCAGCGCTTCTCGGCGGACTGGCATGCTAGCACGTTCGCCGGCTCCACCGTGCGCAAGATCTCGCGCGGCATGTGGTCCCTCGACGTGCTCCACGACACGTTGCTGGTGGCGCTGTTCCCCTCCGTGGTGGCGCTGGCCGGATCGGCGATCCTGCTCGGCCTCCACTGGCCGGTGATGGGCCTGGTGGTGGCAGTGGGCGCGGTGGCCTTCGTGACGCTGACGCTGGTGCTGTCGCTGAACTTCGTGGCGCCCGCCGCCCGCCTTTCCAATGCGTGGGACACCCGAGTCGGTGGCGTGCTGGCGGACGCGGTGGGCTGCAACGCGGTGGTGAAGGGCTTCGGCGCCGAGGCGCGGGAAGAGGCGCGGCTTGCCCGCGTGCTCGCCAAGTGGAACGGCCGCACCCGTCGGACCTGGATGGCGGGCACCTGGGCCGGCACGGCGCAGCTGATGGCGCTGGTGGCGCTGCAGGCCTCCATCATCGGCACGGCGCTGATGCTGTGGCGGCAGGGCGCGGCGAGCGCGGGCGACATCGCCTATGTGCTCACCACCTACCTCGTCGTGCATTCCTACCTGCGCGACATCGGCATGCATGTGCACAATCTCCAGCGCTCGCTCAACGAGCTGGAGGAGCTGGTGGAGATCCACCAGCAGAGCGTGGCCATTGCCGATGCGAGGGATGCCGTGCCGATCAAGGTGGTGGACGGGCGCATCGCCTTCGAGCACGTCACCTTCCACTATCGCGGCCACGGAACGCCGCTGTTCGAGGACCTGAACGTCACCATCGACGGCGGCGAGCGGGTGGGCCTCGTGGGCCATTCCGGCTCGGGCAAGACCACGTTCGTGAAGCTGATCCAGCGCATGCACGATGTAACCTCGGGCCGGGTGAGCGTGGACGGGCAGGATGTGCGCGCGGTGACGCAGGGCTCGCTCCGGCGGGCCATCGCGGTGGTGCAGCAGGAGCCGGTGCTGTTCCACCGCTCGCTGATGGAGAACATCGCCTATGGCCGTCCCGATGCCTCCTTTACCGAGATTCGGCGGGCGGCGGAGCTGGCCAATGCCTCCGGCTTCATCGAGCGCATGCCGCGCGGCTACGGCACGCTGGTGGGCGAACGGGGGGTGAAGCTCTCCGGCGGCGAGCGCCAGCGCATCGCCATCGCCCGCGCCTTCCTTGCGGATGCGCGCATCCTGATCCTGGACGAGGCCACTTCCAGCCTCGATTCGGAATCGGAGGCGGCCATCCAGGAGGCCATGGAGCGGCTGATGGTGGGGCGCACGACGCTGGTCATCGCCCACCGGCTGTCCACGGTGCGCTCGCTCGATCGCCTGCTGGTGTTCGACCGGGGGCGCATCGTGGAGGAGGGCGACCATGATGCGCTGGTGCAGCGCGAGGGCGGCCTCTATCGCCGCCTGTTCGAGCGGCAGGCCATGGAGCTGGCCCGAGGGCTCGCGGCGTGA
- a CDS encoding Xanthine/uracil/vitamin C permease (PFAM: Xanthine/uracil/vitamin C permease~KEGG: pth:PTH_2271 xanthine/uracil permeases), with amino-acid sequence MSLRYDLQSHPPLAVLAASIAQHMGLMAVTLVFPVLVAQAAGADAATQANYLALAMLAMGLSTLFQSWGGRLPGLPRVGSGFLLPAVFTAAYLPAALLTAKTGGLPAVAGLTIAAGLTQITLSRFISRLRPYLPIEIVGLVVLLIGIILGVVAFKLVVGLGQERPLSGDGTGAAVLALAVMIGLAVWGTARLKTMAVLVGLAVGTAFHVAWRLADPSGMSAADAVPVTALMPSFASSLGWSLNWPLVTPSFSLGLLPGFLAGALACTLRGFGDMVASQRANDRDWKRPDYANIEAGVLADGLGTLMAGLLGTMGLNTYSASVGLSVATQVLARRVALGVGFAWIALAFLPGASALVLAIPRGVLGAALLFASAFIVLSGVSILGQRMLDARRTITVGLGFLLGLSFDQLPAFYSQHLSSELQSVVSSSLILGLFTALALNALFRIGRRTTLRTHWEPGTGFSTLRPFLLDTGGVEGARADAVARLVQLAEEFSTSAPALVEGAVEVAATFDEHQLKLAFTWAGRPLEAGPAPSLDPEVDEDAVMNGIVLRLMTRLSDRLTRRVLADGRHELVCVVDQ; translated from the coding sequence ATGAGTCTGCGCTACGACCTGCAATCGCACCCGCCGCTGGCAGTGCTCGCCGCCTCCATCGCCCAGCACATGGGGCTGATGGCGGTGACGCTGGTGTTCCCGGTGCTGGTGGCGCAAGCCGCCGGCGCGGATGCGGCGACACAGGCCAATTACCTTGCGCTGGCCATGCTCGCCATGGGCCTGTCCACCCTGTTCCAGTCCTGGGGCGGCCGGCTGCCGGGGCTGCCGCGGGTCGGCAGCGGCTTCCTGCTGCCGGCGGTGTTCACCGCCGCCTATTTGCCCGCCGCACTGCTCACCGCCAAGACCGGCGGGCTTCCGGCGGTGGCCGGCCTCACCATCGCGGCGGGGCTGACCCAGATCACCCTCAGCCGCTTCATCAGCCGGCTGCGGCCGTACCTGCCCATCGAGATCGTCGGGCTGGTGGTGCTTTTGATCGGCATCATACTGGGGGTGGTGGCGTTCAAGCTGGTGGTGGGACTGGGGCAGGAGCGGCCCCTGTCGGGCGACGGCACCGGCGCCGCCGTGCTGGCGCTGGCGGTCATGATCGGCCTTGCGGTGTGGGGCACCGCCCGGCTCAAGACCATGGCGGTGCTGGTGGGCCTTGCGGTGGGAACCGCCTTCCATGTGGCGTGGAGGCTCGCCGACCCCTCCGGCATGTCTGCGGCCGATGCGGTGCCGGTGACCGCCCTTATGCCCTCGTTCGCCAGCTCGCTCGGCTGGTCGCTGAACTGGCCGCTGGTGACGCCGAGCTTCAGCCTCGGCCTGCTGCCGGGCTTCCTGGCGGGGGCGCTGGCCTGCACCCTGCGCGGCTTCGGCGACATGGTGGCGAGCCAGCGGGCCAACGACCGTGACTGGAAGCGGCCGGACTATGCCAACATCGAGGCCGGCGTGCTCGCCGACGGACTCGGCACGCTCATGGCCGGCCTGCTCGGCACCATGGGGCTGAACACCTATTCCGCCAGCGTCGGGCTTTCGGTGGCGACGCAGGTGCTGGCGCGCCGGGTGGCCCTGGGCGTGGGCTTCGCCTGGATCGCCCTCGCCTTCCTGCCCGGCGCATCGGCGCTGGTGCTGGCCATTCCGCGCGGGGTGCTGGGGGCGGCGCTGCTGTTCGCCTCCGCCTTCATCGTGCTGTCCGGCGTGTCGATCCTCGGCCAGAGGATGCTCGATGCGCGGCGGACCATCACGGTGGGCCTCGGCTTCCTGCTGGGCCTGTCGTTCGACCAGTTGCCGGCCTTCTATTCCCAGCATCTGTCGTCCGAATTGCAGTCCGTGGTCAGCTCCTCGCTGATCCTCGGCCTGTTCACGGCGCTGGCGCTGAATGCCCTGTTCCGCATCGGCCGGCGCACCACGCTCCGGACGCACTGGGAGCCCGGGACCGGATTTTCAACCCTGCGTCCCTTCCTGCTGGACACCGGCGGCGTGGAAGGCGCCCGCGCCGATGCCGTCGCCCGCCTGGTGCAGCTGGCGGAAGAATTCAGCACCAGTGCCCCCGCCCTTGTCGAGGGGGCGGTGGAGGTGGCGGCGACCTTCGACGAGCACCAGCTGAAACTGGCCTTCACCTGGGCCGGCCGGCCCCTGGAGGCGGGCCCCGCTCCCAGCCTGGACCCGGAGGTGGACGAGGACGCGGTGATGAACGGCATCGTCCTGCGGCTGATGACCCGCCTGTCGGACCGCCTCACCCGCCGGGTGCTGGCGGACGGCCGGCACGAGCTGGTGTGCGTGGTGGACCAGTAG
- a CDS encoding two component transcriptional regulator, winged helix family (PFAM: response regulator receiver; transcriptional regulator domain protein~KEGG: atc:AGR_L_2095 DNA-binding response regulator VCA0532), with the protein MNGVKLLVVDDEPAIRKLLNAGLSTQGYDVTSAATAAEAIARVTEARPDLIILDLGLPDMPGRDLLARWRAEGLDAPVVILSSRTDEAGIVEALEGGADDYVTKPFGMNELIARLRVALRHRLQQQGEKPLFKVGDLSVDLVRRIVRLKEREVKLSPKEYDILRLMVQHAGRVLTHAFILQKVWGSAYDVQYLRVYVRQLRQKLEDNPEQPRYIRTETGVGYRLAEPD; encoded by the coding sequence ATGAACGGCGTGAAGCTCCTCGTGGTGGATGACGAGCCGGCCATCCGCAAGCTGCTCAATGCCGGACTGTCCACCCAGGGCTATGACGTGACCAGCGCCGCCACCGCCGCCGAGGCCATTGCCCGCGTCACCGAGGCCCGGCCCGACCTCATCATCCTCGACCTCGGACTGCCCGACATGCCGGGCCGCGACCTGCTCGCCCGCTGGCGTGCCGAAGGGCTGGATGCCCCCGTGGTGATCCTCTCCAGCCGCACCGACGAGGCCGGCATCGTCGAGGCGCTGGAGGGAGGGGCGGACGATTATGTCACCAAGCCGTTCGGCATGAATGAGCTGATCGCCCGCCTGCGCGTCGCGCTGCGCCACCGGTTGCAGCAGCAGGGGGAAAAGCCCCTGTTCAAGGTGGGCGACCTGTCGGTGGACCTGGTGCGCCGCATCGTCCGGCTGAAGGAGCGGGAGGTGAAGCTCTCGCCCAAGGAATACGACATCCTGCGCCTCATGGTGCAGCATGCCGGCCGGGTGCTCACCCACGCCTTCATCCTGCAAAAGGTGTGGGGCAGCGCTTATGACGTGCAATATCTGCGGGTCTATGTGCGCCAGCTGCGGCAGAAGCTGGAGGACAACCCTGAGCAACCGCGCTACATCCGCACCGAGACCGGCGTCGGCTACCGCCTCGCCGAGCCGGACTGA
- a CDS encoding osmosensitive K+ channel signal transduction histidine kinase (PFAM: ATP-binding region ATPase domain protein; histidine kinase A domain protein; Osmosensitive K channel His kinase sensor; UspA domain protein~KEGG: mlo:mll3127 two-component sensor KdpD) has protein sequence MPDDRAAPVRPSPDALLAAAEQETRGRLKIFLGAAPGVGKTYEMLASGHARRNDGADVVIGVVETHGRRETEALVAGLEVIPRRSIPYKGRMIEEMDLDAILARRPALVLVDELAHTNAPESRHAKRYMDVEELLAAGIDVYTTLNIQHVESLNDVVAQITRVRVRETVPDAIIDRADDIEVIDITPGDLLQRLKEGKVYVPETARRAVENYFSPGNLTALRELALRRTAERVDEQLLSHMRAHAISGPWAAGERVLVCLSEDPRSAALVRYTKRLADRLRAPWVALYVETERALRLDTAERDRIADFLRLAERMGGEAVTIPGGTRIADDVLSYARSANVTHIVIGKSDRSRWFEILHGSVVHDLVRRSGNISVHVIAGDKETPAPGRSGAAVPTARRETWPYLASLVIVALATLVGFGLQKVLALQNIALVFLTAVLVSAVRFGLAPALVASGAAMLAFNFFFIPPLYTFTITDPENVVALFFFLVVAIIASNLTARVRAQALAARARAKTAEDLYLFSKKLAGAGTLDDLLWATAFQIASMLNVRVVIVLPDGDTLAVKAAYPPEDAIDAADLAAARWAFENNRWAGRGADTLPGAKRLFMPMQTGRGAVGVIGIDRDKEGPLLTPEQRRLMDALADQAALAVERVNLVADVEKAKLDAATDRLRTALLTSISHDLKTPLASIMGAAGTLRSFFSALTEEARSDLLSTVEEEAERLNRFIANLLDMTRLESGAIVPNAGLCDVSEVVGSALDRARSILRHHRLEIDLAPDLPMLSIDPVLFEQALFNLLDNAAKYAPEGALVRIEGWSDGAFVTLRVLDEGPGIAEEDRERVFDKFYRVRKGDQVRAGTGLGLGISRGFLEAMGGTLTADGRPDRRGAAFTIRMPVPPQARALKALP, from the coding sequence ATGCCCGACGACCGTGCCGCTCCCGTGCGGCCTTCGCCCGATGCCCTGCTCGCGGCCGCCGAGCAGGAGACGCGCGGCCGCCTGAAGATCTTCCTCGGGGCTGCGCCGGGCGTCGGTAAGACCTACGAGATGCTCGCCTCCGGCCATGCCCGCCGCAACGATGGCGCGGACGTGGTGATCGGCGTGGTGGAGACCCACGGCCGGCGCGAGACCGAAGCGCTGGTGGCCGGCCTCGAGGTGATCCCGCGCCGGAGCATCCCCTACAAGGGGCGGATGATCGAGGAGATGGACCTCGACGCCATCCTCGCCCGCCGCCCGGCCCTGGTGCTGGTGGACGAGCTGGCCCACACCAACGCCCCCGAAAGCCGCCACGCCAAGCGCTACATGGATGTAGAGGAGCTGCTGGCGGCGGGCATCGATGTCTACACCACGCTGAACATCCAGCATGTGGAGAGCCTCAACGACGTGGTGGCGCAGATCACCCGCGTGCGGGTGCGAGAGACGGTGCCCGACGCCATCATCGACCGCGCCGACGACATCGAGGTCATCGACATCACCCCCGGCGACCTCCTCCAGCGCCTGAAGGAGGGCAAGGTCTACGTGCCCGAGACGGCGCGGCGAGCGGTGGAGAACTATTTCTCCCCCGGCAACCTCACCGCCCTGCGGGAACTCGCCCTGCGCCGCACCGCCGAGCGGGTGGACGAGCAATTGCTCTCCCACATGCGGGCGCATGCCATATCCGGCCCGTGGGCGGCGGGGGAGCGGGTGCTGGTCTGCCTCAGCGAGGACCCGCGCAGCGCCGCGCTGGTGCGCTACACCAAGCGCCTCGCCGACCGGCTGCGTGCGCCGTGGGTCGCGCTCTACGTGGAGACCGAGCGCGCGCTGCGCCTCGACACCGCCGAGCGCGACCGCATCGCCGATTTCCTGCGGCTGGCGGAGCGCATGGGCGGGGAGGCGGTGACCATCCCCGGCGGCACCCGCATCGCCGATGATGTGCTCAGCTATGCCCGCTCCGCCAACGTGACCCATATCGTCATCGGCAAGTCGGACCGTTCCCGCTGGTTCGAGATCCTCCACGGCTCGGTGGTGCACGACCTCGTGCGCCGCTCCGGCAACATCTCGGTCCACGTCATCGCCGGGGACAAGGAGACGCCCGCGCCCGGCCGCTCAGGGGCCGCCGTGCCCACCGCCCGGCGGGAGACGTGGCCCTATCTCGCCAGCCTTGTCATCGTCGCGCTGGCGACCCTTGTCGGCTTCGGCCTCCAGAAGGTCCTGGCGCTCCAGAACATCGCGCTGGTGTTCCTCACCGCGGTGCTGGTCAGCGCGGTGCGCTTCGGGCTGGCGCCGGCCTTGGTCGCCTCCGGCGCCGCCATGCTGGCGTTCAATTTCTTCTTCATCCCGCCGCTCTACACTTTCACCATTACCGATCCGGAGAACGTGGTCGCGCTGTTCTTCTTCCTGGTGGTGGCCATCATCGCCTCGAACCTCACGGCGCGGGTGCGCGCCCAGGCGCTGGCGGCGCGGGCGCGGGCCAAGACGGCGGAAGACCTCTACCTGTTCTCAAAAAAGCTCGCCGGCGCCGGCACCCTCGACGATCTGCTCTGGGCCACCGCCTTCCAGATCGCCTCCATGCTCAACGTCCGAGTGGTGATCGTGCTGCCCGATGGCGACACCCTGGCGGTGAAGGCCGCCTACCCGCCGGAAGACGCCATCGACGCCGCCGACCTTGCCGCCGCCCGCTGGGCCTTCGAGAACAACCGCTGGGCCGGGCGCGGCGCCGATACCCTGCCGGGGGCCAAGCGCCTGTTCATGCCCATGCAGACCGGGCGCGGCGCGGTGGGGGTCATCGGCATCGACCGCGACAAGGAGGGACCGCTCCTCACCCCCGAGCAGCGGCGGCTGATGGATGCGCTGGCCGACCAGGCGGCGCTGGCGGTGGAGCGCGTGAACCTCGTCGCCGACGTGGAGAAGGCGAAGCTGGACGCCGCCACCGACCGGCTGCGCACGGCGCTGCTCACCTCCATCTCCCATGACCTGAAGACGCCGCTCGCCTCCATCATGGGCGCCGCCGGCACCCTGCGCAGCTTCTTCTCCGCGCTCACCGAGGAGGCGCGCTCGGACCTGCTCTCCACCGTCGAGGAGGAGGCCGAGCGGCTCAACCGCTTCATCGCCAACCTGCTCGACATGACCCGGCTGGAATCCGGCGCCATCGTGCCCAATGCCGGCCTCTGCGACGTGAGCGAGGTGGTGGGCAGCGCGCTCGACCGCGCCCGGTCCATCCTGCGGCATCATCGCCTGGAGATCGACCTTGCCCCGGACCTGCCGATGCTGAGCATCGATCCCGTGCTGTTCGAGCAGGCCCTGTTCAACCTCCTCGACAATGCCGCAAAATATGCGCCGGAGGGCGCGCTGGTGCGCATCGAGGGCTGGTCCGACGGCGCCTTCGTCACGCTCCGCGTGCTGGACGAGGGGCCGGGCATCGCCGAGGAGGATCGCGAGCGGGTGTTCGACAAATTCTATCGCGTCCGCAAGGGCGACCAGGTACGGGCCGGAACGGGCTTGGGGCTCGGCATCAGCCGCGGCTTCCTGGAGGCCATGGGCGGCACCCTCACCGCCGACGGGCGGCCCGACCGGCGCGGCGCCGCCTTCACCATCCGCATGCCGGTGCCGCCCCAGGCCCGCGCGCTGAAGGCGTTGCCATGA
- a CDS encoding potassium-transporting ATPase, C subunit (TIGRFAM: potassium-transporting ATPase, C subunit~PFAM: K transporting ATPase KdpC subunit~KEGG: bra:BRADO5828 P-type ATPase, high-affinity potassium transport system, C chain): protein MLKELRPAFVVLIALTALTGLAYPLAMTGAAQVLFPRQANGSLVTREGTVIGSALIGQNFTSARYFHGRPSATTDADPADATKTIPAPYNAANSMGSNLGPTNPALADRVKADLDALRAENPRDPVPVDLVTASGSGLDPHISPEAALFQVPRVARARGLNEGVVRRLVEENVEDRTLGLLGEPRVNVLALNLALDKARPQ, encoded by the coding sequence ATGCTGAAAGAACTTCGCCCCGCGTTCGTCGTGCTCATCGCCCTGACGGCGCTCACCGGCCTTGCCTACCCGCTCGCCATGACCGGGGCGGCACAGGTGCTCTTCCCGAGGCAGGCCAACGGCAGCCTCGTCACCCGCGAGGGGACCGTGATCGGCTCGGCGCTGATCGGCCAGAACTTCACGTCCGCGCGCTATTTCCATGGCCGGCCCTCGGCCACCACCGACGCCGACCCGGCCGACGCCACCAAGACCATTCCCGCGCCCTACAATGCGGCGAACTCCATGGGCTCGAACCTCGGCCCCACCAACCCGGCGCTGGCCGACCGGGTGAAGGCCGACCTTGACGCCCTCAGGGCCGAGAACCCGCGCGACCCGGTGCCGGTGGACCTCGTCACCGCCTCCGGCAGCGGGCTCGACCCCCACATCTCGCCGGAGGCGGCCCTGTTCCAGGTGCCGCGGGTGGCCAGGGCGCGCGGCCTCAACGAAGGCGTGGTGCGCCGGCTGGTGGAGGAGAATGTGGAGGACCGCACCCTCGGCCTCCTCGGCGAGCCGCGCGTGAACGTGCTCGCCCTCAACCTCGCCCTCGACAAGGCGCGCCCGCAGTGA